A genomic region of Rickettsiales bacterium contains the following coding sequences:
- a CDS encoding response regulator — MTERQIRPRKRPAEILLVEDDQNDVLLTKKAFEVLEMPYILTVAKDGEQAMQILNQEGIYSMNNPPDLILLDLSLPKMGGMDILKQIKSDRYLRDIPVVILTGSGEEQKISQGYDLQASSYIVKPVDLSRQRIIEDLIRIRLYGS, encoded by the coding sequence ATGACCGAAAGACAGATAAGACCCCGTAAAAGACCTGCAGAGATTCTTCTGGTTGAGGACGACCAGAACGATGTGCTTTTGACGAAGAAAGCTTTTGAAGTCCTGGAAATGCCATATATTCTCACCGTGGCAAAAGATGGCGAACAGGCAATGCAGATACTGAATCAGGAAGGTATCTACAGCATGAATAATCCGCCCGATCTTATTCTGCTGGATCTGAGCCTGCCTAAAATGGGCGGCATGGACATATTAAAGCAGATCAAATCGGATCGCTATTTAAGGGATATCCCCGTGGTCATCCTGACAGGCTCGGGCGAGGAGCAGAAAATCTCGCAGGGCTATGATCTTCAGGCCAGCAGCTATATTGTCAAACCTGTAGATTTGAGCAGGCAGCGCATTATTGAAGACTTGATAAGAATAAGGCTATACGGCTCTTAA
- a CDS encoding response regulator, translating to MTNIEPVATKGRPVEILLVEDNPGDILLTRKAFKSAKIANNITIAEDGNKALAILKREGEYASLPKMDIVFLDLNLPKKSGQAVLEEIKSDENLRSIPVVILTSSKAELDIVKSYNLHANSYVVKPVNLDKFVEIVRSLEDFWFMVATLPEKNTGTEG from the coding sequence ATGACAAACATCGAACCAGTCGCAACCAAAGGCAGGCCTGTAGAAATATTGCTGGTGGAGGATAACCCCGGCGATATCCTGCTAACCAGGAAAGCGTTCAAAAGCGCTAAGATCGCCAATAACATCACCATCGCTGAAGATGGTAATAAAGCGCTGGCGATACTGAAACGCGAAGGAGAATATGCTTCGCTGCCGAAAATGGATATTGTATTTCTGGACCTGAATCTCCCCAAGAAAAGCGGCCAGGCGGTACTGGAAGAAATAAAGTCGGACGAGAATTTACGATCCATTCCCGTGGTGATCCTCACCAGTTCCAAGGCAGAACTCGACATCGTCAAAAGCTATAACCTGCATGCCAACAGCTATGTGGTAAAGCCGGTGAATCTGGACAAATTCGTTGAGATTGTACGCAGCCTGGAAGATTTCTGGTTCATGGTCGCCACCCTGCCGGAAAAGAATACAGGAACCGAAGGATAG